In Wenyingzhuangia fucanilytica, the following are encoded in one genomic region:
- a CDS encoding energy transducer TonB, which produces MMFKTTYQKQSAILTAILMVLVVFIMFFCGLRYLDPPEEYGVAINFGTSDVGSGAPKLNESIQSNPTPSQAEPVTKSVENNVTEEKVITQENAEAPVIKPKEKKTEQPVKTVEKKVEEKKVEKPVEKKAPTPTKETQNVLNSLFGNPSKGEVVEGEGDDTAQGVKGSTSGDPNSDKYYGNKGLDGDGDYLLGGREAMSKPKITPNCNEEGIVVVKVTVNNDGKVISAVPGEKGTTNSSPCLFEPAKKAALATTWNADGNAPSKQVGYIYYYFKPK; this is translated from the coding sequence ATGATGTTTAAAACCACATATCAAAAACAATCAGCCATTTTAACCGCTATCTTAATGGTATTGGTGGTGTTTATCATGTTCTTTTGTGGGTTGAGATATTTAGATCCTCCAGAGGAATATGGAGTGGCTATTAATTTTGGTACTTCAGATGTAGGTTCAGGAGCGCCAAAGTTGAATGAAAGCATTCAGTCTAACCCTACTCCAAGTCAGGCAGAGCCTGTTACCAAAAGTGTTGAAAATAACGTTACAGAAGAAAAAGTCATCACTCAAGAAAATGCGGAAGCGCCAGTAATCAAGCCAAAAGAAAAAAAAACTGAGCAGCCTGTAAAAACAGTTGAAAAAAAGGTAGAGGAGAAAAAAGTAGAAAAACCTGTAGAAAAAAAAGCACCAACGCCTACCAAAGAAACTCAGAATGTATTGAATAGTTTGTTTGGAAACCCATCAAAAGGAGAAGTGGTAGAAGGAGAGGGAGATGATACTGCTCAAGGGGTAAAAGGAAGTACTTCGGGAGATCCAAATAGTGATAAATATTATGGAAATAAAGGTTTAGATGGAGATGGGGATTATTTATTAGGTGGGAGAGAAGCTATGTCTAAACCGAAAATAACCCCCAATTGTAATGAAGAGGGAATCGTTGTGGTTAAAGTAACGGTTAACAATGACGGAAAAGTAATCAGTGCAGTCCCTGGAGAAAAAGGAACCACTAATAGCAGTCCATGTTTGTTTGAACCAGCAAAAAAAGCAGCTTTGGCAACCACTTGGAATGCAGATGGCAATGCTCCAAGTAAACAAGTAGGTTATATATATTATTACTTTAAGCCAAAATAA
- the rpsT gene encoding 30S ribosomal protein S20, whose amino-acid sequence MANHKSALKRIRSNSAKQVRNKYQHKTTRNAVRALRNMTDKTEAEGQLSKVVGMLQKLAKNNIIHKNKAANLQSKLTKHVASL is encoded by the coding sequence ATGGCAAATCATAAGTCAGCATTAAAGAGAATAAGAAGTAACAGCGCTAAGCAGGTAAGAAACAAATACCAGCACAAGACAACTAGAAACGCTGTTAGAGCTTTACGTAACATGACGGATAAGACTGAGGCTGAAGGGCAATTGTCTAAAGTTGTTGGAATGTTACAAAAGTTAGCTAAAAACAATATTATTCACAAGAATAAAGCAGCTAACTTACAGTCTAAATTGACTAAGCACGTAGCTTCTTTATAA
- a CDS encoding NAD-dependent epimerase has product MRILITGAAGFIGYHLSSLLLSKGHQVVGIDNINDYYDVNLKYARLNELGIQRESASEFLKEVTSGKTNNFKFIRMNLEDTESINQLFEKEKFEVVCNLAAQAGVRYSIENPHAYVESNIVGYVNLLEACRNTGVKHLVYASSSSVYGLNSKIPFSTDDTVDTPISLYAASKKSNELMAHTYSHLFGFATTGLRFFTVYGPWGRPDMAAYLFAEGIRNNQPIKVFNHGKMERDFTYVGDIVEGVMRIIEGEVDTRKEKGELYKVYNIGNNNSVKLTEYIENIEKNLGKEAEKIMMDMQPGDVAKTWADVSALIKDYGYSPNTSVEEGVKKFIDWYKKYNNLK; this is encoded by the coding sequence ATGAGAATTTTAATTACTGGAGCAGCAGGGTTTATAGGATATCATCTGTCAAGTTTGTTGTTGAGCAAGGGACATCAAGTAGTAGGAATAGATAATATCAATGATTACTACGATGTTAATTTAAAATACGCTCGTTTAAACGAATTAGGGATTCAAAGAGAATCTGCTTCGGAGTTTTTAAAAGAAGTAACTTCAGGAAAGACGAATAATTTCAAGTTCATAAGAATGAACTTAGAAGATACAGAGTCAATAAATCAACTTTTTGAAAAGGAAAAATTTGAAGTAGTATGTAATTTAGCTGCTCAGGCAGGGGTTCGTTATAGTATAGAAAATCCACATGCTTACGTAGAGAGTAATATTGTGGGCTATGTAAATTTATTAGAGGCTTGTAGAAATACAGGAGTAAAACATTTAGTTTATGCAAGTAGCTCTAGTGTTTATGGATTGAACTCTAAAATTCCATTTTCTACAGATGATACTGTCGATACTCCAATTAGTTTATATGCGGCTTCTAAAAAAAGTAATGAGTTAATGGCTCACACGTATTCTCATTTATTTGGGTTTGCTACAACAGGTTTGCGTTTCTTTACTGTTTATGGACCATGGGGTAGACCAGATATGGCAGCATATTTATTTGCTGAAGGAATTAGAAACAATCAGCCGATTAAGGTGTTTAATCATGGAAAAATGGAACGTGATTTTACCTATGTTGGGGATATTGTAGAAGGGGTGATGAGGATTATAGAAGGAGAAGTAGATACCAGAAAAGAAAAAGGAGAGTTATATAAAGTATACAATATTGGAAATAATAATTCTGTAAAATTAACGGAATATATAGAGAATATTGAAAAGAACTTAGGGAAGGAAGCAGAGAAAATCATGATGGATATGCAACCTGGTGATGTCGCAAAAACTTGGGCTGATGTTTCTGCTCTAATCAAAGATTATGGATATAGTCCGAACACTTCTGTTGAAGAAGGAGTGAAGAAATTTATTGATTGGTATAAAAAATATAATAATTTAAAATAA
- a CDS encoding bifunctional folylpolyglutamate synthase/dihydrofolate synthase, with amino-acid sequence MNYQETLDWLFNQLPMYQKDGAKAYKKDLSNTLLLMDYLGNPEQQIKAIHVAGTNGKGSTSHMLASVLQEQGYQVGLYTSPHLIDFRERIKINGQEISEGYIVDFVAKHKSFFEQNALSFFEMTVGLSFEYFKDSKVDYVVLETGLGGRLDSTNVVTPLVSVITNIGLDHTQFLGDTLPLIASEKGGIIKRNIPVVIGEYHEETFEVFEGIANKNNAPLYKAFDLGEVLYDCELKGEYQKYNLKTVVRALEVLQGLGVELTEQAIENGLSKVIQNTGLLGRYQVVQELPKLVCDTGHNKEGIALVLSQLLAEDFEKLHIVFGVVDDKDLGSVLPLLPKQAQFYFTKPSIARGLSEEKLKDIAEEFGLAGDTFTTVEQAVNTALTNAKPQDLIYVGGSTFVVADYLSLIIK; translated from the coding sequence ATGAATTATCAAGAAACTTTAGATTGGTTGTTTAACCAGTTGCCAATGTACCAAAAAGATGGTGCTAAGGCTTATAAAAAAGATTTGTCAAATACACTTTTGTTGATGGATTATTTAGGTAATCCAGAACAGCAAATTAAAGCTATTCATGTAGCAGGTACTAACGGAAAAGGGTCTACAAGTCATATGCTGGCTTCTGTTTTACAAGAGCAAGGCTATCAAGTGGGTTTGTATACTTCTCCGCATTTAATTGATTTTAGGGAGCGAATTAAAATCAACGGACAAGAAATTTCAGAGGGGTATATTGTTGATTTTGTAGCAAAACATAAAAGTTTTTTTGAGCAAAATGCTTTGTCCTTTTTTGAAATGACAGTAGGATTGTCTTTTGAATATTTTAAAGATTCAAAAGTGGATTATGTAGTCTTAGAAACAGGATTGGGAGGAAGGTTAGATTCTACCAATGTGGTGACTCCTTTGGTGTCAGTGATTACAAACATTGGTTTAGATCACACTCAGTTTTTAGGAGATACTTTACCTTTAATAGCCTCTGAAAAAGGAGGGATTATCAAACGCAATATTCCTGTAGTGATTGGAGAGTATCATGAGGAGACTTTTGAAGTTTTTGAAGGAATTGCGAATAAAAACAATGCACCATTATATAAAGCCTTTGATTTAGGAGAGGTATTATATGATTGTGAGTTAAAGGGAGAGTATCAAAAGTATAATTTAAAAACAGTTGTTAGAGCCTTGGAGGTTTTACAGGGCTTAGGAGTTGAGTTAACTGAGCAAGCTATAGAAAATGGATTGTCTAAAGTGATTCAGAATACAGGTTTGTTGGGGAGGTATCAGGTAGTACAAGAGTTGCCAAAACTGGTTTGTGATACAGGACATAATAAAGAAGGAATTGCTTTGGTATTGTCTCAGTTACTGGCAGAGGATTTTGAGAAATTACACATTGTTTTTGGAGTGGTAGATGATAAGGATTTAGGTAGTGTGTTACCTTTACTACCAAAACAAGCACAGTTTTATTTTACAAAACCTTCAATAGCAAGAGGTTTGTCAGAAGAAAAGTTAAAAGACATAGCAGAAGAATTTGGATTAGCAGGAGATACTTTTACAACCGTAGAACAAGCGGTGAATACAGCGTTGACAAATGCAAAACCACAAGATTTGATATATGTTGGAGGGAGTACCTTTGTAGTAGCAGATTATTTGAGTTTGATTATAAAATAA
- a CDS encoding Gfo/Idh/MocA family oxidoreductase, with protein MKKNFALIGAAGYIAPRHLKAIKDTDNVLLAALDKNDSVGIIDSYFPEASFFVEFERFDRHVEKLKREQGLQLDYVSICTPNYLHDAHIRMALRSGANAICEKPLVLNPWNIDALQAIENETGKKIFTILQLRHHQAILDLKEKVENAPKDKVFDVDLTYLTSRGKWYYASWKGEQSKSGGIASNIGVHFFDMLGWVFGELKENLVYEHAHDRASGYLVFEKARVKWFLSINYDLIPEEIKEKNQRTYRSITVDGEEVEFSGGFTELHTESYKHILANNGFGLEEARTSIEIVHEIRNSEIVVPKNDKVHPMFYKQKTKHPFDL; from the coding sequence ATGAAAAAAAACTTTGCCTTAATAGGAGCTGCAGGATACATTGCTCCAAGACATTTAAAAGCTATTAAAGACACTGATAATGTCTTGTTGGCTGCTTTGGATAAGAATGATAGTGTCGGAATAATAGATTCATATTTTCCGGAGGCTTCATTTTTTGTTGAGTTTGAAAGGTTTGATAGGCATGTAGAAAAATTAAAAAGAGAGCAAGGGTTGCAGTTGGATTATGTGAGTATTTGTACACCAAATTATTTACATGATGCGCATATTAGAATGGCACTAAGGTCAGGGGCAAATGCAATTTGTGAAAAACCATTGGTGTTAAACCCTTGGAATATTGATGCTTTACAGGCGATTGAAAATGAAACAGGTAAAAAAATATTTACCATTCTTCAGTTGAGACATCATCAAGCAATATTAGATTTGAAGGAAAAGGTTGAGAATGCACCTAAGGATAAGGTGTTTGATGTAGATTTAACTTATTTAACTTCTAGAGGTAAGTGGTACTATGCTTCTTGGAAAGGAGAACAATCAAAGTCTGGAGGGATTGCATCAAATATTGGTGTTCATTTTTTTGATATGCTAGGTTGGGTGTTTGGTGAGTTAAAAGAAAACTTAGTTTACGAACATGCCCATGATAGAGCATCTGGTTATTTGGTTTTTGAGAAAGCAAGAGTCAAGTGGTTTTTATCTATTAATTATGATTTAATTCCTGAGGAAATAAAAGAAAAGAATCAGAGAACTTATAGATCAATAACAGTAGATGGTGAAGAGGTTGAGTTTAGTGGTGGGTTTACAGAATTACATACAGAGAGTTATAAGCACATTTTAGCGAATAATGGTTTTGGTTTAGAAGAGGCAAGAACGTCTATTGAAATTGTGCATGAAATCAGAAATTCAGAAATAGTGGTGCCTAAAAATGACAAAGTACATCCGATGTTTTATAAACAAAAAACCAAGCATCCTTTTGATTTATAG
- the nhaB gene encoding sodium/proton antiporter NhaB — protein sequence MKYFLGSSPKWFKLIMIFFLLINIPISIFAPHVGAWLFIGEFIFTLAMALKCYPLQSGGLLAIEIIILGLTSPEKAYHEVDQNLEVLLLLVFMVAGIYFMKPLLMYIFSKIFTKIKSKIVLSLLFVFLSAILSAFLDALTVTAVLISVAVGFYGIYHKIHSNGGDYNADGVLDTKELSGETLEQFRSFLRSLIMHGVVGTALGGVCTLVGEPQNLLIGERMGWDFIEFFVRMSPITMPVLVCGLLTTIFLEVTGLFGFGAKLPKIADQIIQGYTNEQDQKRSAKEKYGLKIQGLAAILLIAGLALHLAPVGFIGLALIIFQTAFMGITEEHQLGHAFEEALPFTGLLVVFFVVVAMIHDQHLFSPIIHWALDQSPESQPGLFYVANGVLSAISDNVFVATVYIGEVQEAFKSGAIDREHFEHLAIAINTGTNLPSVATPNGQAAFLFLLTSALAPLINLSYGTMVKMALPYTIVLGGVGYLMVRIIL from the coding sequence ATGAAATATTTTCTAGGGTCTAGTCCTAAGTGGTTCAAACTTATCATGATATTTTTCTTATTGATAAATATTCCAATCTCAATATTTGCTCCTCACGTTGGTGCGTGGTTATTTATTGGAGAGTTTATCTTTACGTTAGCAATGGCTTTAAAATGTTATCCACTTCAATCAGGTGGTTTGTTGGCTATTGAAATTATCATTTTGGGCTTAACATCGCCAGAAAAAGCTTATCACGAAGTAGATCAAAATTTAGAAGTATTGCTTTTGTTGGTTTTTATGGTAGCGGGAATCTACTTTATGAAACCATTATTGATGTATATCTTTAGTAAGATTTTTACCAAGATAAAATCAAAAATAGTACTGTCTTTATTGTTTGTATTCTTATCAGCAATCTTATCTGCTTTCTTAGATGCTTTAACTGTAACTGCGGTGTTGATTAGTGTAGCAGTTGGTTTTTATGGTATTTATCACAAAATTCACTCAAATGGAGGAGATTATAATGCTGATGGTGTTTTAGATACTAAAGAGTTAAGTGGTGAAACATTAGAGCAGTTTAGAAGTTTCTTAAGAAGTTTAATCATGCATGGAGTTGTAGGTACAGCTTTAGGTGGGGTTTGTACTTTGGTAGGAGAGCCTCAAAACTTATTGATTGGTGAAAGAATGGGATGGGATTTCATTGAGTTCTTTGTAAGAATGTCGCCTATTACAATGCCTGTTTTGGTTTGTGGTTTATTAACAACCATATTTTTAGAGGTAACAGGTCTTTTTGGTTTTGGAGCAAAATTACCTAAAATAGCAGATCAAATTATCCAAGGATATACCAATGAACAAGATCAAAAAAGAAGTGCAAAAGAAAAGTATGGATTAAAAATTCAAGGTCTTGCAGCAATCTTATTAATAGCAGGTTTGGCATTGCATTTGGCTCCAGTAGGATTTATTGGTTTGGCTTTAATTATCTTTCAAACAGCTTTCATGGGAATTACCGAAGAGCACCAACTGGGACATGCTTTTGAAGAGGCATTACCTTTTACAGGTTTGTTAGTAGTTTTCTTTGTAGTAGTAGCAATGATTCATGATCAACATTTGTTTTCGCCAATTATCCATTGGGCATTAGATCAAAGTCCAGAATCACAACCAGGTTTGTTTTATGTAGCAAATGGTGTTTTATCAGCGATTAGTGATAATGTATTCGTAGCAACGGTGTACATTGGTGAGGTTCAAGAAGCGTTTAAATCAGGCGCAATTGATAGAGAACATTTTGAACATTTAGCGATTGCAATTAACACTGGAACAAATTTACCAAGTGTGGCAACACCAAACGGACAGGCAGCATTTTTATTCTTATTAACATCTGCATTGGCTCCGTTAATCAACCTATCTTATGGAACAATGGTGAAAATGGCTTTGCCTTATACAATTGTTTTAGGTGGAGTAGGATACTTAATGGTGAGAATTATTTTATAA
- a CDS encoding ExbD/TolR family protein, translated as MNIRSRNKVSADFNMSSMTDIVFLLLIFFMLASTLVTVNAIDVLLPKAGGKTENKGIVSVSITKDGDYYIDADKVEFNQLENSLLTKMSSTKEGSLVIRGDHESAYKNIMQVIDIANRNKIKMILAVKGQ; from the coding sequence ATGAACATCAGAAGTAGAAATAAAGTAAGCGCAGATTTTAACATGTCGTCAATGACGGACATTGTTTTCTTGTTGTTAATTTTCTTTATGTTAGCCTCCACTTTAGTAACGGTAAATGCTATTGATGTATTATTGCCAAAAGCAGGTGGGAAAACAGAAAATAAAGGAATTGTATCTGTTTCAATCACAAAAGATGGTGATTACTATATTGATGCGGATAAAGTAGAATTCAATCAATTAGAAAATTCGTTATTGACAAAAATGTCATCAACAAAAGAAGGTTCTTTAGTCATTAGAGGTGATCACGAATCTGCTTATAAAAACATTATGCAAGTCATTGATATTGCAAACAGAAATAAAATCAAAATGATTTTAGCAGTAAAAGGTCAATAA
- a CDS encoding anhydro-N-acetylmuramic acid kinase: MKNTFVIGLMSGTSLDGVDLVYAEFKEVNNFTILKAQTIPYPQDWFLKLKNIADYPKGAKELEVLDVELGKYYGELLLTFIQQHNIKQIDLIASHGHTVHHQPELGYTLQIGSGEEIFKKTKIKTVHDFREQDVLLGGQGAPLVPIGDQLLFSEYDYCLNLGGFSNVSYQEDGQRKAFDICPVNTVLNFYANQLGFDYDQNGELSKKGILNKELLVELNQLTFYLSTAPKSLGVEFLKQEVYPLLNKYSIPQIDIMRTFVEHIAYQLTVKLAKGTVLVTGGGAYHAFLIRRMKELNPNLTLIIPSKEIVDYKEALVFGLLGLLKLKGQVNCLSSVTGASKDHASGTVVF; the protein is encoded by the coding sequence GTGAAAAATACTTTTGTAATAGGATTAATGTCTGGAACTTCTCTAGATGGGGTAGATTTGGTGTATGCTGAGTTTAAGGAGGTGAATAATTTTACCATCTTAAAAGCACAAACTATTCCTTATCCACAAGATTGGTTTCTAAAACTTAAAAACATAGCTGATTATCCAAAAGGAGCTAAAGAGTTAGAGGTTTTAGATGTTGAGTTAGGAAAGTATTATGGGGAGCTGTTGTTGACTTTTATTCAACAACATAACATCAAACAAATAGATTTGATTGCTTCTCATGGCCATACTGTACATCATCAACCTGAATTGGGTTATACTTTGCAAATTGGATCTGGAGAAGAAATATTTAAGAAGACCAAAATAAAAACGGTTCATGATTTTAGAGAGCAAGATGTTTTATTGGGAGGACAAGGAGCGCCGCTAGTTCCTATAGGAGATCAATTGTTGTTTTCGGAATATGATTATTGTCTAAACCTGGGAGGGTTTTCAAATGTGTCTTATCAAGAAGATGGACAGAGAAAAGCTTTTGATATTTGTCCTGTGAATACTGTATTGAATTTTTATGCGAATCAATTGGGTTTTGATTATGACCAAAACGGAGAGTTGTCTAAAAAAGGAATCTTAAACAAGGAATTGTTGGTTGAGTTAAATCAATTAACGTTTTATCTGTCTACAGCTCCAAAATCTTTAGGGGTGGAGTTTTTAAAGCAGGAGGTTTATCCATTGTTGAATAAATATAGTATCCCTCAAATAGATATCATGAGAACTTTTGTAGAGCATATAGCTTATCAGTTAACAGTTAAGTTAGCAAAAGGAACTGTGCTAGTTACTGGAGGTGGAGCTTACCATGCTTTTTTAATTCGTCGTATGAAGGAACTTAATCCAAATTTAACATTAATTATTCCTTCAAAAGAAATTGTTGATTATAAAGAAGCTTTGGTGTTTGGACTTTTAGGTTTGCTAAAGTTAAAAGGTCAGGTAAATTGTTTGTCAAGTGTTACGGGGGCTAGCAAAGACCATGCTTCGGGAACGGTTGTTTTTTAA
- a CDS encoding mannose-1-phosphate guanylyltransferase — MGNNIINVVLSGGVGSRLWPISRKNSPKQFIQIFEKKSLFQYTILRNKKLVNDYMLVTNESQLTMAIDQSKELGINIDKKIIESVGRNTAPAITLAALSLNPEDIMFITPSDHMIGDEKEYKLAVKNAIRLAKEGSIVTFGIQPLKPETGYGYIEYDEEDVKSFREKPNQDLAIKYIRSGNFCWNSGMFCFKASVFLEEIKKYQPEIYEASVLAYKNSTDGFVKKEDMEKIPEDSIDFAVLEKSRIIKMVKSHFIWSDLGSFDSLISYAKDFQNDELFEMVKGENIVNSYAMCSKPVYATRGIDHIVLIEAEDCILLITKDKSEEVKQIREFAGSRDENLL, encoded by the coding sequence ATGGGGAATAATATTATCAATGTTGTTTTAAGTGGTGGAGTAGGTTCAAGATTATGGCCTATTTCTAGAAAAAATAGCCCTAAACAATTCATTCAAATTTTTGAAAAAAAATCCTTATTTCAATATACAATCTTGAGAAATAAAAAATTGGTAAATGACTATATGTTAGTGACTAATGAAAGTCAATTAACAATGGCGATTGATCAATCAAAGGAGTTAGGAATCAATATTGATAAAAAGATTATTGAGTCTGTAGGAAGAAATACAGCTCCGGCTATTACTTTGGCGGCATTGAGTTTAAACCCTGAGGATATTATGTTTATTACTCCCTCTGATCATATGATTGGAGATGAAAAGGAGTATAAGTTGGCTGTTAAAAATGCGATTAGATTGGCCAAAGAAGGAAGTATTGTAACTTTTGGAATACAGCCTTTAAAACCAGAAACAGGTTATGGTTATATTGAGTATGATGAGGAAGATGTAAAATCATTTAGAGAAAAACCAAATCAAGATTTAGCAATAAAGTATATCCGTTCAGGTAATTTCTGTTGGAATAGCGGAATGTTTTGTTTTAAGGCGTCTGTTTTTTTAGAAGAGATAAAAAAATACCAACCAGAGATTTACGAAGCTTCAGTACTTGCTTATAAAAACAGTACAGATGGCTTTGTAAAAAAGGAAGATATGGAGAAGATTCCTGAGGACAGTATTGATTTTGCTGTTTTAGAAAAGTCTAGAATTATCAAAATGGTAAAGTCTCACTTTATATGGTCTGATTTAGGTTCTTTTGATTCTTTGATTTCTTACGCGAAAGATTTTCAGAATGATGAGTTGTTTGAGATGGTAAAAGGAGAAAATATTGTAAATTCTTATGCAATGTGTTCAAAACCTGTATATGCAACTAGAGGAATTGATCATATTGTATTGATAGAAGCAGAAGATTGTATATTGTTGATTACCAAAGACAAAAGTGAAGAGGTAAAGCAGATACGTGAGTTTGCTGGAAGTAGAGATGAAAATTTATTGTAA
- a CDS encoding MotA/TolQ/ExbB proton channel family protein, which yields MIQNQEEVLPVVEASQEKTLSIFQLIMDGGLGGQIIMGILFILLVMAVYIYIERFLAIKAANKVDKNFMNQIKEQISAGNIDAAKMLCAKVDLPVANLIEKGVSRIGKPLEDINTAIENAGKLEIYKLEKNVSVLATISGAAPMIGFLGTVIGMIVSIHEIANAGGQIDIKMLSDGLYTAMTTTVGGLIVGIISYIAYNHIVAKTDKVVYKMEATSVEFLDLLNEPV from the coding sequence ATGATTCAGAATCAAGAAGAAGTGTTGCCAGTAGTAGAGGCTAGTCAAGAAAAAACCTTATCAATCTTCCAGTTAATCATGGATGGTGGTTTAGGAGGACAAATTATTATGGGGATTTTATTTATCCTATTAGTAATGGCTGTGTACATATATATAGAAAGATTTTTAGCCATCAAAGCAGCCAATAAAGTGGATAAAAACTTTATGAATCAGATAAAAGAGCAAATTAGCGCGGGGAATATTGATGCGGCTAAAATGTTATGTGCTAAGGTGGATTTACCAGTAGCAAATTTGATTGAAAAAGGAGTGTCTAGAATTGGAAAGCCTTTGGAGGATATCAATACAGCGATTGAAAATGCTGGAAAGTTAGAGATTTATAAGTTAGAGAAAAACGTAAGTGTTTTGGCAACCATTTCTGGTGCAGCACCAATGATTGGTTTTTTAGGAACAGTAATTGGAATGATTGTTTCTATTCACGAAATAGCCAATGCAGGTGGGCAAATAGATATTAAAATGTTGTCTGATGGTTTGTACACGGCAATGACAACAACGGTAGGAGGATTAATAGTTGGGATTATTTCTTATATAGCCTATAACCATATAGTAGCTAAAACAGATAAAGTAGTATATAAAATGGAAGCTACTTCTGTAGAGTTTTTAGATTTATTAAACGAACCAGTATAA
- the proS gene encoding proline--tRNA ligase: MGSKLTSRSTDYSKWYNELVVKADLAENSAVRGCMVIKPYGYAIWEMMQKELDRMFKETGHENAYFPLFVPKSLFEAEEKNAEGFAKECAVVTHYRLKADPDNEGKLIVDPNAKLEEELVVRPTSEAIIWNTYKGWVQSYRDLPIKINQWANVVRWEMRTRLFLRTAEFLWQEGHTAHATRQEAIEESELMQQVYADFAQNFMAMPVIKGVKSESERFAGADDTYTIEALMQDGKALQAGTSHFLGQNFAKAFDVKYTSKEGKQEHVWSTSWGVSTRLMGGLIMTHSDDLGLVLPPKLAPIQVAIVPIYKTEEQLQAITEKVEEIAGQLKSKGISVKFDNRDTHKPGWKFAEYELKGVPVRIAMGARDLENGTLEIARRDTLEKQSVQQSEAVERIEQLLQDIQENLWNRALQYRDEHITSVDNFEEFKEVIENKGGFVAAHWDGTEETEDKIKEITKATIRCIPLDFKEEEGVCVFTGNPSKKRVLFAKAY; this comes from the coding sequence ATGGGGTCGAAATTAACAAGTAGGAGTACGGATTACTCAAAATGGTATAACGAGTTGGTTGTTAAGGCTGACTTGGCTGAAAACTCAGCAGTTAGGGGGTGTATGGTCATCAAACCTTATGGTTATGCCATCTGGGAAATGATGCAGAAAGAATTAGATCGAATGTTTAAAGAAACAGGTCACGAAAATGCTTACTTTCCATTGTTTGTCCCTAAAAGTTTATTTGAAGCGGAAGAGAAAAATGCAGAAGGTTTTGCAAAGGAATGTGCTGTAGTAACGCACTATCGTTTAAAAGCAGATCCGGATAATGAAGGAAAACTAATTGTAGATCCTAACGCTAAGTTAGAAGAGGAGTTAGTGGTTCGTCCAACAAGTGAGGCAATTATTTGGAATACTTATAAAGGATGGGTGCAATCTTATAGAGATTTACCTATCAAAATCAATCAATGGGCAAATGTAGTGCGTTGGGAAATGAGAACGAGGTTGTTTTTAAGAACAGCTGAGTTTTTATGGCAAGAAGGACATACTGCTCATGCAACCAGACAAGAGGCTATTGAAGAGTCTGAATTAATGCAACAAGTGTATGCTGATTTTGCTCAGAACTTTATGGCGATGCCAGTAATTAAAGGGGTGAAATCAGAAAGTGAGAGATTTGCTGGTGCAGATGATACTTATACTATTGAAGCATTAATGCAAGATGGAAAAGCATTACAAGCTGGAACCTCGCACTTTTTAGGGCAAAATTTTGCTAAGGCCTTTGATGTAAAGTATACTTCTAAAGAAGGAAAACAAGAACATGTATGGTCAACTTCATGGGGAGTTTCTACTCGTTTGATGGGAGGACTAATCATGACGCATTCCGATGATTTAGGGTTGGTATTACCTCCAAAATTAGCGCCAATACAAGTTGCCATTGTGCCTATCTATAAAACAGAGGAGCAATTACAAGCCATTACTGAAAAGGTTGAGGAAATTGCAGGACAATTAAAGTCAAAAGGAATTTCTGTAAAGTTTGATAATAGAGATACGCACAAGCCAGGTTGGAAGTTTGCAGAGTACGAATTAAAAGGAGTGCCTGTGAGAATTGCAATGGGGGCTAGAGATTTGGAAAATGGTACTTTAGAGATTGCAAGAAGAGATACTTTAGAAAAGCAAAGTGTTCAGCAATCAGAAGCGGTTGAACGCATTGAGCAACTATTACAAGATATTCAAGAGAACTTATGGAATCGTGCATTGCAGTATAGAGATGAGCACATTACGTCTGTAGACAATTTTGAGGAGTTTAAAGAAGTAATAGAAAATAAAGGAGGATTTGTTGCTGCCCATTGGGATGGTACAGAAGAGACAGAAGACAAGATCAAAGAAATCACAAAAGCGACCATTCGTTGTATTCCTTTGGATTTCAAGGAAGAAGAAGGAGTTTGCGTCTTTACAGGAAATCCTTCTAAGAAGAGAGTTTTGTTTGCAAAAGCCTACTAG